The Carassius auratus strain Wakin chromosome 5, ASM336829v1, whole genome shotgun sequence genome includes a window with the following:
- the LOC113080364 gene encoding ubiquitin-associated domain-containing protein 1-like: MFVQEEKIFVGKVLKVHVCTMEGTEWLEEVTEDTTIEKLKEKCLKHCVHGSLEDPKTLTHHKLIHAATERILTESKTVAEENLKDKDCLLLIKKRPPQAPPKMTDISSEEKKKQESKAPDKDAILKATANLTTRNTDRTVTQHSIRDFQTELRKILVSLIEVAQKLLAMNPDAVELFKKANAMLDEDEEDGVDEAALQQLTEMGFPESRAVKALRLNHMSVTQAMEWLIEHVDDPMVDTPLPGQDSPGVPAAAAPAPAPAPSASASGARARLSSQASLEEAKQDELTEIFKRIRRKREFRPDSQAVLALMEMGFDEKEVIDALRVNNNQQGAACEWLLGDRKPTPEDLDKGIDTSSPLFQAILENPVVQLGLTNPKTLLAFEDMLENPLNSTQWMNDPETGPVMLQISRIFQTLNRT, from the exons ATGTTTGTTCAGGAAGAGAAGATCTTTGTAGGCAAAGTCTTGAAAGTCCATGTCTGTACAATGGAGGGTACCGAGTGGCTGGAGGAAGTCACGGAAGACACCACTATAGAGAAACTCAAGGAGAAGTGCTTAAAGCAT TGTGTCCATGGAAGTCTAGAGGATCCTAAAACTCTTACACATCACAAACTCATTCATGCTGCCACTGAAAGAATTCTCACCGAATCCAAAACTGTTGCTGAGGAAAATCTTAAAGACAAAG aCTGCTTATTATTGATAAAGAAAAGACCTCCGCAGGCTCCGCCAAAAATGACTGACATATCTTCTGAAGAGAAG AAGAAGCAAGAGAGCAAAGCGCCAGATAAGGACGCCATCCTCAAAGCCACAGCAAACCTGACCACTCGCAACACTGACCGCACTGTAACTCAACACAGTATCAGAGAT TTTCAAACAGAGCTGAGGAAGATTCTGGTCTCACTTATTGAGGTGGCTCAGAAGCTGCTGGCTATGAATCCAGATGCTGTTGAGCTCTTCAAAAAGGCCAATG CCATGctggatgaggatgaggaggatggtGTGGATGAAGCGGCCCTGCAGCAGCTGACTGAGATGGGTTTCCCTGAGAGTCGTGCTGTGAAGGCTCTACGCTTAAACCA CATGTCTGTGACCCAGGCTATGGAATGGCTGATTGAGCATGTGGATGACCCCATGGTTGACACGCCTCTCCCTGGACAGGACAGCCCAGGGGTGCCGGCCGCTGCGGCCCCTGCTCCTGCCCCAGCTCCCTCTGCCTCTGCTTCAGGAGCCCGGGCCCGTCTGTCATCCCAGGCTAGCCTAGAAGAGGCCAAACAAGATGAACTGACGGAGATCTTCAAACGGATCAGAAGGAAAAGAGAGTTCAGGCCTGACTCACAG GCAGTGCTTGCTCTGATGGAGATGGGCTTCGATGAGAAGGAGGTGATTGATGCCCTCCGCGTCAATAATAATCAACAGGGTGCAGCT TGTGAATGGCTGCTGGGTGACAGAAAGCCCACCCCTGAGGATCTGGACAAGGGCATTGATACCAGCAGTCCCCTGTTTCAGGCCATCTTGGAGAATCCCGTCGTACAGCTTGGTCTCACAAACCCCAAGACTCTTCTTG CGTTTGAGGACATGCTGGAGAACCCGCTGAACAGCACGCAGTGGATGAATGATCCTGAGACAGGCCCCGTCATGCTCCAGATCTCCAGAATCTTCCAGACACTCAACCGCACGTAA